One window of the Methanomassiliicoccaceae archaeon DOK genome contains the following:
- a CDS encoding phage portal protein, with the protein MGLFDRIIGRKSVSDDGASYDPGEWHELGVSDTSGFGTYHSQISAGYCDNPYIARCVDLIADTVASLEPIVYDSEGNEVQEQRLKALLNRPNTLDSWQSYVFESTADLVLNGNCYGLEVVTIRGVEEIWPIAPDHMDAETTGDMMRPVRMWTISNGNGAIRAPPERMIHAHRKLDTEGVYGISPLRPAGRSIKQQTSARKWNQSLMDNGAKPSLAIEVPERMERWQFEEFMSRVKANHAGTSKAGSTMVLDGGKKLSGSAGFNARDMDYSQGVTTSGREIAIALGVPPELVGDSANKTYSNAAEANKEFALHTVVPYANRLYGAISSKVCPFYPGVARIGFDSSQIDGMRGDEAAMMAALQASTFLTVNEKRQRLGFEPVPNGDVILTGMGNVPLEEVATPVGDLMPTVDPLADLAGGSDPLRTLAETKPREEGQDDPLAALL; encoded by the coding sequence ATGGGCCTTTTCGACCGCATCATCGGACGCAAATCCGTCAGTGACGACGGAGCATCCTACGACCCCGGAGAGTGGCACGAGCTCGGAGTCTCGGACACGTCCGGATTCGGCACCTATCATTCACAGATCAGCGCGGGATACTGCGACAACCCTTACATCGCGAGATGCGTCGACCTCATCGCCGACACCGTCGCATCCCTGGAGCCCATCGTCTACGACTCCGAGGGCAATGAGGTCCAGGAGCAGAGACTCAAGGCCCTCCTGAACCGCCCCAACACACTGGACTCGTGGCAGTCCTATGTTTTTGAATCGACCGCTGACCTCGTCCTAAACGGGAACTGCTACGGTCTGGAGGTCGTCACGATCCGCGGGGTCGAGGAGATATGGCCCATCGCCCCCGACCACATGGACGCGGAGACGACCGGGGACATGATGCGCCCTGTGAGGATGTGGACGATCAGCAACGGCAACGGGGCCATCAGGGCCCCGCCCGAGAGGATGATCCATGCGCACCGCAAGCTGGACACCGAGGGTGTCTACGGGATCTCGCCGCTGAGACCAGCGGGAAGGTCCATCAAGCAGCAGACCTCGGCACGCAAATGGAATCAGAGCCTCATGGACAACGGCGCCAAACCCTCGCTGGCCATCGAGGTCCCCGAGCGCATGGAGCGCTGGCAGTTCGAGGAGTTCATGTCCCGCGTCAAGGCCAACCATGCGGGCACGAGCAAAGCTGGGTCCACGATGGTCCTTGACGGCGGAAAGAAGCTGTCGGGGAGTGCGGGATTCAACGCCCGCGATATGGATTACTCCCAAGGCGTCACGACCTCGGGGAGGGAGATCGCTATCGCCCTGGGGGTCCCTCCGGAGCTTGTCGGAGACAGCGCGAACAAAACGTACAGCAACGCCGCCGAAGCGAACAAGGAGTTCGCACTCCACACCGTCGTTCCCTACGCCAACCGCCTCTACGGGGCCATCTCCTCGAAGGTCTGCCCGTTCTACCCGGGCGTCGCCCGCATCGGATTCGACAGCTCGCAGATCGACGGCATGAGAGGCGACGAGGCGGCGATGATGGCCGCACTGCAGGCCAGCACATTCCTGACGGTCAACGAGAAGCGCCAGCGTCTCGGCTTCGAGCCCGTCCCGAACGGCGACGTGATCCTGACGGGCATGGGCAACGTGCCCCTGGAGGAGGTAGCGACACCTGTCGGGGACCTGATGCCCACGGTGGACCCGCTGGCCGACCTCGCGGGAGGTTCCGACCCCCTGAGGACGCTGGCGGAGACCAAGCCGAGGGAAGAGGGGCAGGATGACCCGCTCGCCGCTCTCCTTTGA
- a CDS encoding HK97 family phage prohead protease yields MVEVKGCVCTSLKALPSSDSSRGRFEGDLSTYGNVDLGNDVCEAGCFDRSVAEKGTHYPLLWQHRDDSPIGSFDVTSTQGTLRIKGEFNLDTQLGREAFSLLRHGDACGLSIGYRCKDYRYDDQGIRHLLDLDLVEGSFVTFPMNEQAHAWPAKSRRLRMSRYAGCAFIKAMSEDERNAALAELDELDKEATEQEAPKDPAKEPDPAPAQDVPSEEPKEPEKAPDTPPTQDPPAAQTENTDDTEQSESEVAKVFREVGQALIELRNLMEA; encoded by the coding sequence ATGGTCGAAGTGAAAGGCTGTGTCTGCACCTCACTCAAGGCGCTCCCCTCTTCGGATTCTTCGAGGGGACGCTTCGAGGGCGATCTCTCGACCTACGGCAATGTGGACCTGGGCAACGACGTCTGCGAGGCGGGATGCTTCGACAGATCCGTCGCCGAGAAGGGAACCCACTACCCTCTCCTGTGGCAGCACCGCGACGATTCCCCCATCGGGAGCTTCGACGTGACGAGCACCCAGGGGACGCTCCGCATCAAGGGGGAGTTCAACCTCGACACCCAGCTCGGTCGTGAGGCGTTCTCCCTCCTGAGGCACGGGGACGCCTGCGGACTGAGCATCGGATACCGTTGCAAGGACTACCGCTACGACGACCAGGGAATCAGGCACCTTCTCGACCTCGACCTCGTCGAGGGCTCATTCGTCACTTTTCCGATGAACGAGCAGGCACACGCCTGGCCAGCCAAGAGCAGGAGGCTACGCATGAGCCGCTACGCCGGATGCGCCTTCATCAAAGCCATGTCCGAGGACGAGCGCAACGCCGCACTCGCCGAGCTGGACGAGCTTGACAAGGAGGCCACAGAACAGGAGGCCCCGAAGGACCCCGCCAAGGAGCCGGACCCGGCCCCCGCACAGGATGTTCCGTCGGAGGAGCCGAAGGAGCCCGAGAAGGCCCCCGACACGCCGCCGACACAGGACCCTCCCGCAGCACAGACAGAGAACACGGACGACACGGAGCAGTCCGAGAGTGAGGTCGCCAAGGTCTTCCGCGAGGTGGGTCAGGCGCTGATCGAGCTCCGCAATCTGATGGAGGCATAA
- a CDS encoding phage major capsid protein, whose amino-acid sequence MTTDIMEVACGLRSDITGLVTDFRKQKQAQDEQYEKLEKAIADIQRGQQLQAVPGPGSMQVSEGSKAMIEYLRTGNAPTVQFDETGKKSATVNNPPNGGYFAVPDFQSRVIQKMYDLSPMRQICEVINVNGNIAVLPYEVSPPKGKWVGETEKRDKVSDAKLGVAQIPVNEYIIKTGISNTLLEDSNLVGIEEYITNSASQAIDRDVGDAFVTGDGDRKPMGLYKDKSLKTVPTGSASAITTDCLFDAMAAVPNDALRNARWTMSMATFLAFVKQFGKDSTYYNMPLGEGFPARIFGYPVTFVNAPKVAAGNIVATFGDHFNAYKIVQRVGLQYQRDTLTGADDNLTYTRFRTRVGGMLVMPQSVVGVKVGAS is encoded by the coding sequence GTGACCACAGACATCATGGAGGTCGCATGCGGCCTCAGATCGGACATCACGGGCCTCGTGACCGATTTCAGGAAACAGAAGCAGGCCCAGGACGAACAGTACGAGAAGCTGGAGAAGGCCATCGCCGACATCCAGAGAGGACAGCAGCTCCAGGCGGTGCCCGGACCCGGCTCCATGCAGGTGTCCGAGGGCTCCAAGGCCATGATCGAGTACCTGAGGACGGGCAACGCGCCCACAGTCCAGTTCGACGAGACCGGAAAGAAGAGCGCAACCGTCAACAACCCGCCCAACGGCGGATACTTCGCCGTGCCCGACTTCCAGTCCCGTGTCATCCAGAAGATGTACGACCTCAGTCCCATGAGGCAGATCTGCGAGGTCATCAACGTCAACGGCAACATCGCGGTCCTGCCCTACGAGGTCAGTCCTCCCAAGGGCAAGTGGGTCGGTGAGACCGAGAAGAGGGACAAGGTCAGCGACGCCAAGCTCGGCGTCGCGCAGATCCCCGTGAACGAGTACATCATCAAGACAGGGATCTCCAACACCCTCTTGGAGGACAGCAACCTCGTCGGCATCGAGGAGTACATCACAAACTCCGCATCCCAGGCCATCGACAGGGATGTCGGCGACGCCTTCGTGACCGGAGACGGGGACAGGAAGCCTATGGGTCTCTACAAAGACAAGAGCCTCAAGACCGTCCCCACAGGCTCCGCCAGCGCCATCACCACCGACTGCCTGTTCGACGCCATGGCGGCCGTCCCCAACGATGCGCTCCGCAACGCCAGGTGGACCATGAGCATGGCCACCTTCCTGGCCTTCGTAAAGCAGTTCGGGAAGGACAGCACGTACTACAACATGCCCCTCGGCGAGGGATTCCCTGCGAGGATCTTCGGATACCCCGTCACCTTCGTCAACGCGCCTAAGGTCGCGGCAGGCAACATCGTGGCAACCTTCGGGGACCACTTCAACGCCTACAAGATCGTGCAGAGGGTGGGACTGCAGTACCAGCGCGACACACTCACGGGAGCGGACGACAACCTGACCTACACCAGGTTCAGGACGAGGGTGGGAGGCATGCTGGTCATGCCTCAGTCCGTCGTCGGAGTCAAAGTGGGGGCGAGCTGA